In Eubalaena glacialis isolate mEubGla1 chromosome 4, mEubGla1.1.hap2.+ XY, whole genome shotgun sequence, one DNA window encodes the following:
- the LOC133089623 gene encoding large ribosomal subunit protein uL22 has protein sequence MVRYSLDPENPTKSCKSRGSNLRVHFKNTRETAQAIKGMHIRKATKYLKDVTLKKQCVPFRRYNGGVGRCAQAKQWGWTQGRWPKKSAEFLLHMLKNAESNAELKGLDVDSLVIEHIQVNKAPKMRRRTYRAHGRINPYMSSPCHIEMILTEKEQIVPKPEEEVAQKKKISQKKLKKQKLMARE, from the coding sequence ATGGTTCGCTATTCACTTGACccagaaaaccccacaaaatcatgCAAGTCGAGAGGTTCAAATCTTCGTGTTCACTTTAAGAACACTCGTGAAACAGCCCAGGCCATTAAGGGTATGCATATCCGAAAAGCCACCAAGTATCTGAAGGATGTCACTTTAAAGAAGCAGTGTGTGCCGTTCCGTCGTTACAATGGTGGAGTCGGTAGGTGTGCCCAGGCCAAACAGTGGGGCTGGACGCAGGGTCGGTGGCCCAAAAAGAGTGCTGAATTTTTACTGCACATGCTCAAAAATGCAGAGAGTAATGCTGAACTTAAGGGCTTAGATGTAGATTCTCTGGTCATTGAGCATATCCAGGTGAACAAAGCCCCCAAGATGCGGCGCAGGACATACAGAGCTCACGGTCGGATCAACCCATACATGAGCTCTCCCTGCCACATTGAGATGATCcttactgaaaaagaacagattgttcctaaaccagaagaggaggttgcccagaagaaaaagatatcccagaagaaattgaagaaacaaaaacttatggcCCGGGAATAA